Proteins from a genomic interval of Rhodococcoides fascians A25f:
- a CDS encoding acyltransferase has product MLHTLIDRIYWRLRHRHMPDDIPAGTLMSFILDRVAQALRGQILGLPYVKGPAVHFRGRGVKVRNAAKLHVGTGVVFGDGVAIDAHSAHGITIGDRTTVGRGSSINGSGVISEPGVGVVIGEGVAVGMYNVIWGQGGITIGDNAMIGPHVSIFSEDHEFADMSVPMNRQGFIRSPTVIGADTWIGAGSVVTRGVTIGEGAIVGSGSVVTKDVAPYTIVGGVPAKLIKAREHTAG; this is encoded by the coding sequence ATGCTGCACACGTTGATCGACAGGATCTATTGGCGACTGCGTCACCGGCATATGCCCGACGACATTCCAGCCGGAACATTGATGAGCTTCATCCTCGATCGAGTGGCGCAAGCTCTACGAGGCCAAATTCTGGGGTTGCCTTACGTAAAGGGGCCCGCGGTGCACTTCCGTGGTCGTGGTGTCAAGGTACGTAACGCGGCCAAGCTTCATGTCGGAACCGGCGTCGTGTTCGGCGACGGAGTTGCGATCGACGCGCACTCAGCACACGGCATCACGATCGGAGATCGCACCACGGTTGGCCGCGGATCGTCGATCAACGGATCCGGAGTGATCTCGGAGCCCGGCGTGGGCGTGGTGATCGGTGAAGGCGTGGCTGTGGGAATGTACAACGTGATCTGGGGGCAGGGCGGGATCACCATCGGTGACAACGCGATGATCGGGCCCCACGTATCGATCTTCAGCGAAGACCACGAGTTTGCCGATATGTCCGTGCCGATGAACCGTCAGGGATTCATCCGTAGCCCCACGGTGATCGGTGCGGACACCTGGATCGGTGCCGGCTCCGTCGTCACCCGGGGTGTGACCATAGGTGAGGGGGCAATCGTTGGCTCCGGGTCGGTAGTCACGAAAGATGTGGCTCCGTACACGATCGTGGGAGGGGTGCCGGCCAAGCTGATCAAGGCAAGGGAGCACACTGCCGGATGA